In Nilaparvata lugens isolate BPH chromosome 5, ASM1435652v1, whole genome shotgun sequence, the following proteins share a genomic window:
- the LOC120351552 gene encoding uncharacterized protein LOC120351552, producing the protein MTDTYGYTPTSSMALLKSKRILLSEFAAHQGIVFHFNPPAAPHQGGLWEAAIKSIKHHLRHVIGEQILTLVEFTMLITQIEAILNSRPLTPLSNDPTDISTLTPGHLLTGSPLVAIPEEDYQDVNLNRLKHWKLIEALHQHIWKRWLLEYIHTLQQKTKWNKANRNLQVGDLVMVHQPTPPLTWPLARIIDVHPGEDGVV; encoded by the exons ATGACGGACACATATGGCTACACCCCTACCTCTTCTatg GCTCTTCTCAAGTCAAAACGAATCCTACTTTCTGAGTTTGCTGCTCATCAAGGCATCGTTTTCCACTTCAACCCACCTGCCGCTCCTCATCAGGGTGGTCTCTGGGAAGCAGCCATCAAGAGTATCAAACACCACCTCCGCCATGTCATTGGTGAACAAATACTGACACTTGTTGAATTCACTATGCTCATCACTCAAATAGAGGCAATACTAAATTCTCGACCTCTTACTCCTCTGTCAAATGATCCAACTGATATATCCACCCTAACACCAGGTCATTTATTGACTGGATCACCATTGGTTGCCATTCCTGAAGAAGATTATCAAGATGTCAACCTCAATCGCCTCAAACACTGGAAACTTATTGAAGCACTACATCAACACATCTGGAAGAGATGGCTTTTGGAATACATCCACACCCTTCAACAGAAAACTAAATGGAACAAGGCTAATCGCAATCTACAGGTTGGAGATCTTGTCATGGTCCATCAACCTACTCCACCTCTCACATGGCCACTAGCCCGCATTATTGATGTCCATCCAGGAGAGGATGGAGTTGTATGA